AATTGGAGCTGTGGTATTCTAGCTACTATTTCAATATTTATTACTACAACATATCTTAATTTCTTTAATCATCTTATTACTAAAAAAGAACTTTCAGAACTGCTAATTAGTGAAGGTAGCAGTTTACAAAATAGTTTTATTGGCCTTTTAGGACAGTTAATGTTGATAATAATTCTATTTTTATTAGTTTACTATCTCACTGTTCAAGCTTTTACTTATGATAGACGATTTGTAGCGACTATTTTAAAAAGTAGTCTTTATATTGGTGAAGATGATAGAAGTATTGTTGGTTTCAAGAAAAAATTGGAGTATAGTTTGTTCCATTTTACATCAGGAGTTTGATAAATGAACACTATGAAAACAATCGGCCTTATTGGTGGCATGAGCTGGGAGAGTACGACTTCCTATTATCAGCTTATCAACGAGACAATTAAAAAAGAGCTTGGCGGACTGCATTCGGCTAAAATTCTGCTTTACAGTGTTGATTTTGCGGAGATTGAGCACTATCAGGCCAGCGGTGACTGGGCTAAGAGTGCGGAAGTCCTGAGCCAAATTGCCCAGAAACTGGAGCAGGCTGGTGCGGACTTTATTGTTATCTGCACCAACACCATGCACAAGGTGGCTCCGCAGATTCAAAAGCAAATCGCGATTCCAATTTTGCACATTGCGCAGGCAACTGCTGAGGCTCTTCTTGAAAATGGCATTCAAAAAGTTGGTCTCTTGGGCACCAAGTATACCATGACTCAAGACTTTTACAAGGAAAAGCTGCTTGAAGCAGGGCTTGAGGTGCTGATTCCAGACCAAGCTGGCATTACTGAAGTCAACCGAATCATCTATGATGAGCTGTGCTTGGGAGACATCAAAGACAGCTCAAAGCAGACTTACCTTACCATTATTGATGATTTGAAAAATGCTGGCGCTAAAGCCGTTATCCTAGGCTGTACAGAGATTGGCCTTTTAGTCAAACAGGCAGACACAGCCCTTCCGCTCTATGATACAACAACTATCCATGCTCAAAAAGCGGCGGAATTAGCAATAAATGGGTGATTATTGTGTTAAACTAGAAGTGTAACTACAAAAGGCTATGCAATTGGGTTTGTAAAAGATGCTGAAGTGGTATGGATATCAGGAGGTTAACACATGGAACTATTCATCGCAAAGATAGTCAGTAGCTTTTTAGAAATAATATTAGCTGTTGCAATTCCGTTTCTCTACTGGATTTTCACAGAAAGAAAACAGTCTACTTTTCTAAACTGGTTAGGATTTAAGAAAGTTAGTAAACATGATTTTAAACGATTCTTTGTACCCGTGTTGGGAATGATTCTATTATTTTCATTGGCTTCCTTTTTTATCTTACTTCGCTTAAAGGGAGTGTCAACGGCAACAACAGTTTTTCGAGGTGGTGGTTATACAGTCTTGCCGGCTATTCTCATTTATGGGATATTTAATACCGCTTTGCCAGAAGAATTATTTTTTAGAGGATTCTTATTAAAACGTCTTATGTCAAAGATGGCATTTCCTTTGGCTAACTTCATTCAGTCATTATGTTTTGCTTTAATACACAGTTTTATGTTTTTCAAGCTACTGGATATTGGTTCAACAATAATGATTACAATGTTTATATTTGGAATTGCTTATGGAATGGGGTACATCAATGAAAAAAAGACGCAAGGATCCATTGTTCCGAGTTGGCTTATCCATGCAGCAGCTAATATTTTTTCAGGCATATGTACCGCATTTATGTTGATTTAGTGTCAACTCAGTCGTTGAAAGATTGTAATATAGGAGCAGATTTATGGTGAAATCGAGTATAAAAGCGAGTTTTTCTTATCCGATTGATCAGGTCTGGAAACTTGTAACCGACTTGTCCAATCAAACTTGGAGAAGTGAACTTGGTCAGTTTGAAAAAGTAGACGACAATCATTTTCTTGAATACACTCAAAATGGTCTTCAGACGAACTTTAAGGTGACAAAAGTCAATTTGCATAAGCTCTGGGAGCTTGAATTTGAAAATAAAAATCTCCAAGGTACTTGGATAGGTCGTTTTGATTATCAGGATGGACAAACCATTCTAGATTTTACAGAAAATATCACTGTTAAAAATGCCCTCCTGACACCATTTGTGTGGCTTTATTTAAGAAAGCAGCAAAAGCAGTATTTTCGAGATTTAGAAAAAGCGCTGCCGAAAAACAAAACTGTAAAAAGAGATATATGACGGTGTTTAGTGCTGAGGTGCAGGAGTTTTGGAAAAGTTTATGGATCTTGTCTTTATCAATAGAGGTTGCTATAAATTTTCTATAGAAATGTGAGGTAAATTTATGACTGAATATAAAGGAGTCCTTGAGATAACAGATAATGCTCAAGAATTAATTAATAAAGGTCAGGCTCGTATAGAAGGTGCAAATGTAGTATGGAATCCAGATTCGGGAAATACAGGTGTTGTTGAATGGGGAAAATTTCATCTGATTAATCTTGAAGATAGCAAGAATTTAGAAAATATGGCGGTGTTGATCGGCGGTATTACGATTGGAGTTGTGACTGTAGGAGCTCTTATCTATAGGGGTTCAAAAGCACGTCAAGATAAGGCAAATAGAATAAATAATAATTTAATTAGTTGCCTATCATTATATATTTTAGAAGTTAACAAAAATACTGTACAATCATCAACAAAGTTAGATTTAAAGTTAGCTATTAAAGAATATATTGACAATGCAAAACTATTTAAAAATAAAGTTGATATGAATTTACTAAAAAGTATAGATATTATTTTGAATGATTTAGAAGTTGGTGATAAGGATGGTAAGTTCGAGTTGAATGATAATATTATTCAATTAAAAAATTTTATAGAAAAAAATAATCAAAAAAAGAATAAAAGAGAGCTAAATAATTCTTCGCTTATTAGAAAAATAGACTAGGTTGAAGACAGATATAATCTCATGAAAAATGAAAATCTTATTAGTGAGTTGGAGTTATTTTTAAAAGTAATAGAAGACTACGAAAATGCAACTGATCGACAAAAAGAGATAAATAATGACATTGAAGCATTGAATATCTCTAAAAATAGTTTACTTGAAGCATTTGATAAAGAATATTTGTCGAAATATATAAAAGATAAAATTGGTGATGGTCCAAAAGATTTTGCTTTGTATAATCCAATGAAACTTATTAAACCGCTTGCAGATAAAAAAAGTACTGAACTTCAAAAATATAATGAGAATAAAAGAAAAGTAATTAAACAATATTACATAGATTTTGCTGATCAAAGAAGTAAAATTGAACAAGAGGAACAGATAGTTTTTAATCAAAAATTATCAGTTTTGAATGCAGAAGATAATGAGTTACATTTAAAGATTGAAAATCTTAAAGAACAAATTAGCGATAAAAGATTATTGCCTCAAAAATTTATAAGTAGCGATTCTGTAAAAAAAATAATAACTTATTTGGAGGAGTGGAGAGCAGACAATATTAAAGAAGCAATCGCTATTCTATGTTTTGAGGAGGAATTAAAACAGTATGCTCAAGAAATAGATTCAAAATTGATGAAATTAGAAAAAGATATTCAC
This region of Streptococcus mutans genomic DNA includes:
- a CDS encoding SRPBCC family protein; this encodes MVKSSIKASFSYPIDQVWKLVTDLSNQTWRSELGQFEKVDDNHFLEYTQNGLQTNFKVTKVNLHKLWELEFENKNLQGTWIGRFDYQDGQTILDFTENITVKNALLTPFVWLYLRKQQKQYFRDLEKALPKNKTVKRDI
- a CDS encoding aspartate/glutamate racemase family protein, with the protein product MKTIGLIGGMSWESTTSYYQLINETIKKELGGLHSAKILLYSVDFAEIEHYQASGDWAKSAEVLSQIAQKLEQAGADFIVICTNTMHKVAPQIQKQIAIPILHIAQATAEALLENGIQKVGLLGTKYTMTQDFYKEKLLEAGLEVLIPDQAGITEVNRIIYDELCLGDIKDSSKQTYLTIIDDLKNAGAKAVILGCTEIGLLVKQADTALPLYDTTTIHAQKAAELAING
- a CDS encoding CPBP family intramembrane glutamic endopeptidase; protein product: MELFIAKIVSSFLEIILAVAIPFLYWIFTERKQSTFLNWLGFKKVSKHDFKRFFVPVLGMILLFSLASFFILLRLKGVSTATTVFRGGGYTVLPAILIYGIFNTALPEELFFRGFLLKRLMSKMAFPLANFIQSLCFALIHSFMFFKLLDIGSTIMITMFIFGIAYGMGYINEKKTQGSIVPSWLIHAAANIFSGICTAFMLI